The Roseiconus lacunae genomic sequence AGTTTGACGGTGTCCCTACCGGTATTCATCCGGTGCGTTTGTTCGAAGGTTCTTCCTTTCAAAATCAAACCTTTCCCGTCGAAGCTTCCGATCGTCGACTGGTACCGCAGCTTGATTTGAGTGATGCGGTTGATGCGGTTCGCAGCGGGAACCAGTTGCACATCGCGACGTCACAATCGGTCGTGGTGATGAGCACATCGGGTACGTCGATGCAGGGGCAGACGCTGCCGTTTTCTACGTCCGGAATCGTTTCGGCGATCGAATCGGAAACCGGCCCGCGTGCGACCCTGGTGCTCGGTGATAGCGGCGGTCGCTCCCCAGACCCGTCAGCGCTGTGGTTGGTCCATGCCGCCGGCAACGAACCCGAACTATTGTTTTCGGGCACCAGCATCGATGCCACGGTCGGCCAAGACGGTCACGGCTTGATTGTTGAATACGGCGAAAACGAAACAATCTTGCATTCCTTCCACACCCCGCGCGTTCGGGCGGGAGACCAATCGGGTAACCAGATCACTGTTCGGATCACCCCCGAACCTCAATTTTTACCAGCCCAGGCTCAGGTGCTCGCCTCGGCAACGGCGATCGATGTTTCACCAGATGATTCGTCGGAACTGGTCAGCAGCCGTAGCGTGATCGCGTGGCCGGTGGCCAGTCAAGGTGCCGACGGTCAGGAATCACCGGCGCTTCACACCTCATTGTGGGACAACCGTTCGGCCGACTGGATCGAGGGATCACAAACCGTGATCGTCGGGGCAAAAGAACTGCTTAGCTTTGACGATGAAGCAGGGTTATTGGCGATCCGTGGTGTCGACGGAGAGATTTCGGTATTGGATGTCGAAGCCAACTTTGCCGAATTGCAACAGTTCGAAGCGATCGATGGCACCGCGCAATTCGTCGGTGACTTTAACGCGATCGCAATGATCGAGCAGCTCGCCGATGGGAACACGCTGACCTTGCGAGACGTGCAAAGCAAGGCACAACTTGCGTCCTACGATTTGGGGACAGTGACGCACAAGGCGCTCGTTCCCGGTGACGACTTTGCCTCATACTACTCCCTGTCGACTGCGGGCGTCACCAAAATTGCCTTCAGGCAAAACGACGCCCATCGTATCAATGTCACGCAGGTCGATGAGGTTCACGAGGCTAACTTCGGACTTCGGATCGAGAACGAAAATGTTCCACCGGTCGTCCAGCCTGACTTCCTCGCTAGCGCCGTCGAAGATGAAACCTACACGATTCCGTCGAGCGAGTTTCACCAGCTCGTCAGTGATCCCGAAGGCGATCGCCTCATTCCGTTGATCGTCCAGACGCCCGTTAACGGCGACGTCGAATTCACCGAAGACGGCGACTTGCGTTACGAACCCGACGCCGATTATTACGGCAACGATTCGTTTTCCGTTCGATTCCATGATGGCCAGTCCGTTTCCGAACCGGTCACCGTTTCGGTGAATGTTGCTTCGCGGCCCGACACGCCGACCGGAATTACATTCTTTGGTGGCGAGATCCCCGAACATACAATCGGTCCTTATGTCGTCGGCGGCCTGTCGGTAGAAGACGCTGACTTTGGCGACGAACACCAACTCACCGTCTATGACCATCGCTTTGCGATCGAGGGTGGCGACTTGGTGCTGGTCAACGGACCGTTAAATTACGAATTCGAGAGCGTCATCTATTTGACCATCGCCGGGATCGATCGCGCTACCGGGACTTACTTCTCGCAGGAGATCGCCGTCCGCGTCGGTGACGAGAATGACCCAGTCACGCAGCTCGTGATCGGCGGCAGCGACGTCGAAGAAAACGTCAGTGGCGTATACATCGCGCGATTGAGTTCCTACGACGAAGACCGGCATCAACCGACCGAATACTCCGTCGATGACCAACGCTTCGAAATTCGCAACGACAACGAACTTTGGCTTAAAGACGACGAAACTCTCGACCACGAAACCGAGCCCACGGTCGTGATGACGGTCTCGGCCAAAGACAATGCCGGCAGTTCAACTTCGAAAGAGTTCCGGCTCAACGTGCTCGATCAGCCCGAATATGGCGGCACGCTTCGCTTGACCAACGAAACGGTGGTTGAACTCGAAGCTGGTGCGACGGTCGGTGAGGTGCGGGTCGATGGATTGTCCGTCGAGGTCGACTCGTATTCCGTCGACGACACACGTTTTGAAGTCGACGGCAGGACGCTGAAGCTGCTCGATGATGTGTTCGTTCGACGTTCGGCGGCCGAGGAAATCGGGCTCACCGTCACCGCTTACCTCGCCAACGGCGAAACCAGTTCAATCTCGACGCCGTTCGTGATCGAAGTGTTGGAAAATGCCTCGCCATTTCATAACGACGACAATCCCTATGATGTCGATGGGAACGGGACGATCTCTCCCATCGATGCGCTGGCGATCATCAATTTCTTGAATCGATATGGCCCCGGGCCGGTCGGGCCAGGAGACCCGGGCTACGGTTATGATGTCAACAAAGACGGCCAAGTCACGCCGTTGGACGCGTTGTTAGTGATCAACATCCTCAATGCGATTCAAAGTGGTGCCACCGTTGGCGGTGCTAAAATGAATGACGTGGTCGATCCGGACGCGACCAACGTCGATGAGGGCGGGCAAGCGGAAGCTCCGTCGCCCGACGCAAGCGTTCAAAATTCGGCGAGTCGAATGATGATGTCGGCTTCGTTTGCGCTCGACTTGCCGGCGATCGATGAGTCCGTCGAAGAAACGGATTCGACGTTTTGGGCGTCTAGCTTGAATGTCGATCCACTGCTTTCGGTTGATGAAGCCCAACGGGCGACCGATTGGTTGAACGAGATCCGTGATGAAGAAGACACCGAGTTAAACGTCGCAATCGACGAGCTGCTGGTATTGCTGCAGCAGTCGCTACGTTAATCCCTCGTCGTTTTTGCCGCGTTACGATTCGCTTGCTTTTGCCGCTTGGAACTCAGCGAGCTGCCGTTGCATTGCGAGCGAGTGTTGCTCAAGGTCGAGGGCTTCTTTTTGAGTCTCGATCGCTCTGTCGATTTGCCCGGTCGCAAAGTAACACCGTGCGCAGGTATCCAATCGAGCCGCACGCTTCTCTATCTCTTCTTCGCTGGCAAATTTCAGGGAACGGAGGCTGCACTGCAACGCGCGATCAAAATCGCCTTCTGTGTTAGATACCAACCATGCATACTCGTTGTACTTGTCACCCAAGACTGCTTTGAAACGCTCGTCTGGCATCGCCCGCTTCGATGACTCGTACTGTGTGATGGTTTGGTGCAAGCTGCCGATGTGTTGCGATAACTGTCGCTTGACGTTTTCAGTCCACTCTGTGTCTTCGGGAGCCTTAACACGATACATCTGGATCAAAATGTCGATGTTTCCCGAATATTGACGATAGGCTAGCTGCAGCAACTGCTTTGCCTCTTCGATCTCGGAGGCAATCGGGTCCCCGGCAAGCAGTTCTAGCGCTTGCTGAAAGTTATATTCGCTTTGAACGAAATGACTGCCGATGTCAAACCGTATCAGACGTTTGGCGTATTCGGCGTCACGTTCGATGCGATGGACCAGCACGCCCAGGACATCGGATGCATCGTCATGTCGAAGCTGTTCGGCAAAGATCGAACTAAGGCTGATGCGCGATCGGATTCCCGCGTTGGTTTCGACACCGCAGCTTGCGATGATCGATCGGTGTTCTCGTTCGGCCCAGTCGTATTGTCCGCGCATTCGTAAACGATTCGCGACGGCGTAGTGAAGAAACGCGATGTCTTCGAGTTGGTGGTCGGTCAGCGAGTGATCTTGGTCTTCGCGAGGCAACGCGTCTTCACTCAGGGATTCCAATTTGACATCAGGGAGCGGAGAAATTTGAAATGCTTCCGTGGCGAGCTGTTCGCCCTTGTCGGTTTCGCCGTTGTCTCGATACGCCTGAGCAGCCGAGTACAGTAACTCCGCATTGG encodes the following:
- a CDS encoding Ig-like domain-containing protein, producing the protein MSRRKTGGGPTTWIQLRRDNRINMGRRRRSIRCESNSLGKPLSLRLSSDTNLCSNLPSIAGASGAVKRDGVRRRLVFETLGQRRVLAVISGAVFHDLDGSMRPDPAEQRLDSRLAYIDSNDNASLDPGEAFQVADANGEFQFDGVPTGIHPVRLFEGSSFQNQTFPVEASDRRLVPQLDLSDAVDAVRSGNQLHIATSQSVVVMSTSGTSMQGQTLPFSTSGIVSAIESETGPRATLVLGDSGGRSPDPSALWLVHAAGNEPELLFSGTSIDATVGQDGHGLIVEYGENETILHSFHTPRVRAGDQSGNQITVRITPEPQFLPAQAQVLASATAIDVSPDDSSELVSSRSVIAWPVASQGADGQESPALHTSLWDNRSADWIEGSQTVIVGAKELLSFDDEAGLLAIRGVDGEISVLDVEANFAELQQFEAIDGTAQFVGDFNAIAMIEQLADGNTLTLRDVQSKAQLASYDLGTVTHKALVPGDDFASYYSLSTAGVTKIAFRQNDAHRINVTQVDEVHEANFGLRIENENVPPVVQPDFLASAVEDETYTIPSSEFHQLVSDPEGDRLIPLIVQTPVNGDVEFTEDGDLRYEPDADYYGNDSFSVRFHDGQSVSEPVTVSVNVASRPDTPTGITFFGGEIPEHTIGPYVVGGLSVEDADFGDEHQLTVYDHRFAIEGGDLVLVNGPLNYEFESVIYLTIAGIDRATGTYFSQEIAVRVGDENDPVTQLVIGGSDVEENVSGVYIARLSSYDEDRHQPTEYSVDDQRFEIRNDNELWLKDDETLDHETEPTVVMTVSAKDNAGSSTSKEFRLNVLDQPEYGGTLRLTNETVVELEAGATVGEVRVDGLSVEVDSYSVDDTRFEVDGRTLKLLDDVFVRRSAAEEIGLTVTAYLANGETSSISTPFVIEVLENASPFHNDDNPYDVDGNGTISPIDALAIINFLNRYGPGPVGPGDPGYGYDVNKDGQVTPLDALLVINILNAIQSGATVGGAKMNDVVDPDATNVDEGGQAEAPSPDASVQNSASRMMMSASFALDLPAIDESVEETDSTFWASSLNVDPLLSVDEAQRATDWLNEIRDEEDTELNVAIDELLVLLQQSLR